CGTGTCCGGCCTGAGCTGCCTGCACCGGTGGCGGAAGTCGCTGAACCGCGGGGCGACGCTCCTGTGGCATCTGGTGCTGGTGGCCATGACGGGGGTCTCGCTGGCGTTCGTGGGGCTGATCTCGGAGCCCTGGAACCTGCTGCTCTGGGTGGGCCTGTCCCAGACGGTCATCAGCTTCGTGAAAGCCCTCGGAGAGCCTGAGACAGGGAGTTTGCGCCGGCGGCTGGGTTCCCTCGGTGCTGCCTGGCCGGTGCACGGGGGCTTTCTGGTGTTGACAGCCTCGGCCTGCCTCGCGGCCTATGCATTGGCAGGCAGTATGTGACCCCGCCCGACGCCCTTTGACCGAGTCTGCGGATATGGCGTATTCTATCGGCCAGGAGCGGAATATGCCGAAGATTCAGGAACAGAAACGCCACATCAACAAGCCCGATGAATACTTCTTTTGTGATGAGATTTACCGCGAGCCGGGGTATCTCGTGCTGCGGTATGACGTAACCCGCGCCGGGCATATCGGGCCCTTCGAAATCCCCGCAGGTTCGGTCACCATCGCCCACTATCGCGAAAACACCAGCTATGTCCTCTGGGAGATGTGGGGGCCGGAGCGGGAGCTCCTGGGCTACTGCTACCATATCTGCCTGCCCCCGGAGATCGGCAAGGACCACGTGGAGTACCTCGACCTGCTCCTCGACCTGTGGTTCGATCCGGACGGCAAACTCACGGTGCTGGATGAGGACGAGCTTCTGCAGGCCGCAATACGGGGCGATATCAATAAGGAGCAGGCGGAACTGGTGGACTGCCAGCGCAAGGCGATCGAAAAAGACCACGCGCAGATCATTG
Above is a window of Armatimonadota bacterium DNA encoding:
- a CDS encoding DUF402 domain-containing protein → MPKIQEQKRHINKPDEYFFCDEIYREPGYLVLRYDVTRAGHIGPFEIPAGSVTIAHYRENTSYVLWEMWGPERELLGYCYHICLPPEIGKDHVEYLDLLLDLWFDPDGKLTVLDEDELLQAAIRGDINKEQAELVDCQRKAIEKDHAQIIAGLWRPERI